The DNA region CTAGCTATATCAAGCTATTATGAATGATACAGTGACAATAATATTTACAGTAGTAACCTATGTGTTTGCTTCTCTAGGTCTGGCCACCGGAATACTTTGGGTCATTGAGATGACGATCATATTCATAGAGACATTGAGGTTGTCTCTGTGCGGTATCGGTTTCTTCCGCAAAAATGACGCGTCAAAGAAGGATTATCCGAGCGGTTTTATTGTTTCTTGGATACACATTTATTTTCTCTCTGTATTTGATCTTCACTTATTTTGAAAACGATGACCCGGAGATAATACAGTGACTAACAAGTGTTTTGAGAGATAGCTTAAAGAGCTGAGATTTGTAGTATCTAGCTAGTTATAGTATTTGACTTAAGACAGAGGCCGAGAGTAGAGCTTGTTCTGATGATATTTACAAGTTGATGCTACggatttttttttagcatttaaGTGAACTCTCAAGATAAAAGTGTTaagtgaagagaaaaaaaattaagtgttTCAAGAACTAAGTACATACCGACATTCTtctatctcttttcttttccaatgcAAACTATAGAGGAGAGCATTGGAAATCAATTGCAAGAGAGTAGCGTTAATTCGCAGCTGATTTGGAGGACTAAacagaaaattcaaaaaatataggTAATATTTGGAAAATTTTTGAAGTTATTGACTCTTTCAGAGAATACAAAGATAGGTTAAAAAATAGGTCTAAGGGTAAAAGAGACAATtcgaagcttcttcttcatcatcttcttgggGCTTATAAATACACATCGCCGCAACTAGGGTTAAAATCCAAAGTGCCTTTGAGAGATCAGAGCAGCGAGATTTACAATGCTGTTCTTGTTCCGTTGCGGGCATAAATCAAAACCCAatgatcttttcttttatctcttcttgCAATTAATCTTTCATAATCGCAAATCGGAAGAAAAGATCTCACATTTCTATGATCAGAGgaaccaaatcttttttttttttgaatcgtttttatttcttttttgtttatgtgataCGGCCGATCCAAATGGGTTCTTGCGTCGTCTAATGCTAGTTCCCAATTTCACCCGGCTAAGATTTATATTCAATTGTAGTGGagcagtctctctctctctgtctatggtttttttttaacatgtttatTATGTCATGACTGAAACCAGAGATTCTGCcctacatttttgtttgtttagtatCAATCGATGACACTATGATAGAAAagactgttttttttatttattaatattatccGGAGGTTTGGTGTCTCGTTGGTTAAAATTGTATATGTGAATCTCATTGGTAAAATTTGTATATGCTCGCTTGGTTTTACTTGGTACATTCTGAAACATATCTTGCTTGATAATTCCAAGTCTGCTTTCTTCACTACATAAGCGCTTCTGGCgtcatttcaaatttattaactCCATCCTATCAGGCAAATATCCACTGATTGACCGAGGTCAAGTTTTCTTCACAAAATGTATACTGTTGTTTTTTGGTAATTGATGCTTGCTTTGTTGTGCAAGCCTCGCCAAGCAACATAATTTATCATCGTCAAGATCGAAGTTATTTGTATGTGGGATTTGATGTTAGTTTACCCCATGAGCTCGTTCCATTGCCGCACACCCATTGAAAAgagattgagaaaagaaaactatagaaagagaaagaaaagaaacaaaaatgagaCAGGTTCATGGAATATAATATGATGATTTCCCCTTGTTAGGATTGATTCATTAACGTGGCTATATTAAAGCCAAAATGGTTACATAAAATCCAGAATACAAGTAAGGTTATTCACAGAACAGAACATACATGTATTCTGGCCGATTAAGATCCAAACAATCTCGATTGACACAAGTCTTCTTAGCTAGGTATTTAAATTACTTCACATTTTTTGTGAGAATGCCGAGTCATATTTGAGATAAATATGAGTTAACCGGAAGATGAACCTTTGGATGATGAACGATTTTAAGAAGATCATGAAATCGTGTGAGAAAATAAGAATGAAGTTGTTTTACGTTTaacttttatattcttttattgaatttgtatttaattttatttttcgttGATCCTTTGAAATAGAAGAAGGGCACAATCGATATGGCAAAATATGATTGGTCAGGTGACTTATGTGATTTATTAGAGTATTTTAAGgatgtaaaagaaaataacaaccGGACAGTTttctccagttttttttttttatctaggaTTTCATCCACCATGACGAGTGAACGTAAGCAGCAAGGCACGGAGAATAAACTAAGCGTAGCCGGATCCAATAAAGGATCTTCAAGCTTTAATTTGATATCTGTTGATCTCTTCATCCATATCTTGTCAAGATTATCTCTAAAGTCTATAACAAGGTGTCGTTGTGTATCAAAGCAGTGGTCATCCAAATTCGCCGTCCAAATTACACCCTGCTGTTCCCTATCAAGTTCCCTGCTCCACCGCGTCTCCTTTTCGCTTGCAAAAATACTCAAGAGTATTCCTTCAACTCTTCACCTCAGAAGCCGAATATGAACTCGTCTCTGGTAGCAGCTCCTCATCATAGGATCAGTAGCTCAAACTTCTTTCAGTTCTGTCGCCCTATCCACGGACTGGTCTGTCACCATCATATCGAAAACAATTATTCAGTGGCGGTGGTTTTTAACCCCTGCACATGAGTCTTTAGTCTTACCCAAACTGAGAATATTGGAGGAGGGGGTGCACCCAGAGAGGAGGAACAGAGGAGAAAGATATTCTTTTGTGTTTGATCCAATCGATAAGCAGTTTAAGGTATTGCGTATTACCTGGTTGCGTAATGGCTCACACGAGTGGTCGTCCAGTACTGATTATCAAGTTCTCACAATAGGGACTGGAAATGGATCTCTCATATGGAGAAATATCCAATGCAGCACAATTCAGTGTCCTCTAAGCGTTAGTGGGATATGCATCAACGGTGTTTTGTATTATCCAGCAAAGATCAATAACGAAAAACGTATGattgtttgctttgatgttaggtttGAGAATTTCAGTTTTACTGACATTGATCAAGAAGACTTGGCAACATGCATCTCATATCCTTACACTTCTACCCTGATCGATTACAAAGGTAAATTAGGTGTTTGTAATTGTACTATTTACGATAATCTTCTTGTTAAGTTGTGGGTTTTGGAGGATGCCGAGGAACATAAATGGTCAAAGCATATCTACCAAACACAAATGCCCCGTGCAGCGAGCTCTATAAGCCTTGCAGGAATGGTTTCTAGTGGCGAGATTGTGTTGTACCtgttgggatacaaaccaaGTCCCACATCCGATGTTTAAagagactatcattaatatataaaggattagAGTCAATCCACTAATTGCCAATTAGTTTTTAGTTGAAAGTCCAAAATAAACTCAAATTTAACAGTAACCACGCAATGTACAAGAGCCTTTCTTCATTTATTACTACAATCTCGAGAGCGGAATTATCACAAGAGTGAGACTTGAAGTTCCAATATTTAAAGAGTTTTCCTATTCTAGATTTTACACATTTTCAGACTTTGACGAGGATCTGACGCCTATCTAAGTGTTAACTTCTCCCAAAGATCCAGACATAACTAATCACATCATctatattttttgtctttttttttttttttgtcccgcgtcttttttttttatgttacaaTTTCTCTTCTTAGTTACAGAAACACagtttgtttagtttgtttgttgaaCTCATTGAACCAAAAAAGTTGTCAGCTTACAGTGTCTTTTAGTTATATTTGGTAGCAGTCTCGATCTTAGTTGTTATGGCTTAAGGATTCTCAAAGCACCAATGGATGCCACTATGCAAAACTCGTAGGCTTAGGAGTTAGGACTAAtttagtgtttgtgtttgaCTGTTTTCTGATCTACTCAAAACTCGAAATTATCATTCGTGTAACCAGGAAGTACTGGAGTACAAACAacat from Camelina sativa cultivar DH55 chromosome 3, Cs, whole genome shotgun sequence includes:
- the LOC109130937 gene encoding LOW QUALITY PROTEIN: uncharacterized protein LOC109130937 (The sequence of the model RefSeq protein was modified relative to this genomic sequence to represent the inferred CDS: deleted 4 bases in 2 codons), giving the protein MERAHGKRSLGFDLCPQRNKNSIVSRCSDLSKALDFNPSCGDVYL
- the LOC109130939 gene encoding LOW QUALITY PROTEIN: putative F-box protein At1g53550 (The sequence of the model RefSeq protein was modified relative to this genomic sequence to represent the inferred CDS: inserted 3 bases in 2 codons), giving the protein MTSERKQQGTENKLSVAGSNKGSSSFNLISVDLFIHILSRLSLKSITRCRCVSKQWSSXIRRPNYTLLFPIKFPAPPRLLFACKNTQEYSFNSSPQKPNMNSSLVAAPHHRISSSNFFQFCRPIHGLVCHHHIENNYSVAVVFNPCTXESLVLPKLRILEEGVHPERRNRGERYSFVFDPIDKQFKVLRITWLRNGSHEWSSSTDYQVLTIGTGNGSLIWRNIQCSTIQCPLSVSGICINGVLYYPAKINNEKRMIVCFDVRFENFSFTDIDQEDLATCISYPYTSTLIDYKGKLGVCNCTIYDNLLVKLWVLEDAEEHKWSKHIYQTQMPRAASSISLAGMVSSGEIVLYLLGYKPSPTSDV